One part of the Papilio machaon chromosome 5, ilPapMach1.1, whole genome shotgun sequence genome encodes these proteins:
- the LOC106715679 gene encoding membrane-associated progesterone receptor component 1 encodes MTSKEEAPSTFWDELTNPLNLVLIGVILYLIYKILRSHLQAEDNTPAPPPPRMKKLRKDLTTAELKKYDGTGPDGRVLLAVNGVIFDVTRGKRFYGPGGPYSAFAGRDATRGLGTGSVSAEDKEWDDVSDLNADEIASAKEWEDQFREKYDIVGRLLKPGETPNKYSDDETEDKKEQ; translated from the exons ATGACGAGCAAAGAAGAGGCCCCTTCTACTTTTTGGGACGAATTAACGAACCCACTCAACTTAGTGTTAATCGGGGTTATTCTGTACCTTATCTACAAGATTTTAAGGTCTCATTTACAAGCAGAGGACAACACACCGGCCCCACCGCCACCGCGTATGAAAAAACTTCGTAAAGATTTAACTACGGctgaattaaagaaatatgacGGAACGGGACCTGATGGAAGAGTGCTTTTAGCTGTAAATGGCGTGATTTTTGACGTAACAAGAGGAAAAAGATTTTATGGGCCAG GTGGGCCATACTCGGCTTTCGCTGGCAGGGATGCTACACGCGGCCTAGGAACGGGTTCAGTGTCCGCGGAAGACAAAGAATGGGATGACGTCAGCGATCTCAACGCTGATGAGATTGCCTCAGCCAAAGAATGGGAAGATCAATTCAGgg AGAAATATGACATTGTTGGTCGGCTGCTGAAGCCAGGAGAGACGCCAAATAAATACAGCGATGACGAAACAGAAGATAAGAAGGAACAGTAA